The Nitrospira sp. genome window below encodes:
- a CDS encoding flagellar hook assembly protein FlgD produces the protein MLDVSELTSAGATPAPERTGPRPLGQDDFLKLLITQLKNQDPLNPTDNTEFVSQLAQFSQLEQSAKQAQLLQQSLDAQTASLQFTLLPMIGRTVTIGQPVVQLGDGPAAFGYTLDKQAQKVLVSIQDHQGQVVRSLEYHDQQAGVHAAEWDGKDQDGIAMQKGLYRYIISALDAEGKAVPVEGRAALTVTGVRMEEGQAKLLVGDLAIDPSAIVELR, from the coding sequence ATGCTTGATGTATCCGAACTGACCTCTGCAGGCGCGACACCCGCTCCTGAACGAACAGGGCCACGCCCATTAGGACAAGATGACTTTCTGAAACTCCTCATCACACAGCTCAAAAACCAGGACCCTTTGAATCCGACGGACAATACCGAATTCGTGTCGCAACTCGCACAGTTCAGCCAGCTCGAGCAGAGCGCCAAGCAGGCGCAGTTGCTCCAGCAAAGTCTGGATGCCCAAACGGCGTCGCTGCAGTTCACGTTGCTGCCCATGATCGGTCGGACGGTCACCATCGGGCAGCCGGTAGTCCAACTTGGAGACGGACCAGCGGCCTTTGGCTATACACTCGACAAGCAAGCGCAGAAAGTTCTTGTGAGTATTCAGGACCATCAGGGGCAAGTCGTACGGAGCCTGGAATACCACGATCAACAAGCGGGAGTCCATGCAGCTGAATGGGATGGAAAGGATCAAGACGGCATCGCGATGCAGAAAGGGCTCTACCGGTACATCATTTCAGCACTGGATGCTGAAGGGAAAGCGGTTCCCGTGGAGGGGCGTGCCGCGCTCACTGTGACCGGAGTGCGTATGGAGGAGGGACAAGCCAAGCTGCTTGTGGGTGATTTGGCCATCGACCCATCAGCGATCGTTGAGTTGCGGTAA
- a CDS encoding flagellar hook-length control protein FliK, translating to MATFAADILSVFSGPPGDGGIRHVRDTSLNSAGSRKKFSSVLRSVRGEARGDTVRQAEDPRPVNNTDSGSAAKGTNEPKNSPRFDKADASSQTTEKVETTKRDEKLTDETKTGSESSARQTDSGSGLQDQGTLPLSGLMFVSNQPPVADEAHVQTETDPHILGDETSVDTSTAHPLISDESSDTVTTTPETNGNHFSPNRMGGMFDPSSTQLSHRADSSMNDGEGNVPGVGAEVTEVIEDSGRIAVDLSEATPVQENAIPTEPPRFHDSGIPQVPEAYVQSPSLEGSVLAAKIETAPHGPELADHSVSSLAARQVPAIGDHHSIGTGMEQSFTEGRQFGREGSAQFAELWPGPNGRQMDTGEPKLSQPFVVDPTIVTGSVADSTVPGSSRQAISLPGTPAPTSFVSQVPPGSKVEDTAQSTGLPTMRSVVVNVTQPDLGHVNIRVAMTNDVVHTHFSSDRLEVGQFIVNGQDRLQAALQSSGMDMGQFRVDIDRQSGGRSFQQSASQDHGQSWSQGSDGMGQESRPDQQNPMRGTLPGLLNVVA from the coding sequence GTGGCAACCTTTGCAGCAGACATCCTGTCCGTCTTCTCCGGTCCTCCAGGAGATGGTGGTATACGACATGTTCGGGACACGTCACTCAACTCTGCCGGGAGCCGCAAGAAGTTTTCGTCGGTGCTTCGTTCGGTTCGTGGTGAGGCGAGGGGAGACACTGTTCGCCAAGCGGAAGATCCGCGACCAGTGAACAACACCGATAGTGGCTCTGCGGCGAAAGGAACGAACGAGCCTAAGAATTCTCCTCGCTTCGATAAAGCTGATGCCTCCTCTCAGACAACGGAGAAGGTCGAGACAACTAAGAGGGACGAGAAGCTTACTGATGAGACCAAAACAGGCTCTGAATCCTCAGCCCGTCAGACTGATAGTGGGTCTGGTCTCCAAGATCAGGGAACGCTCCCGTTATCGGGTCTGATGTTTGTTTCGAACCAGCCTCCGGTGGCGGATGAGGCACACGTTCAGACAGAGACCGATCCTCACATACTTGGCGACGAAACGAGTGTGGACACGAGCACAGCGCACCCGTTGATCTCCGACGAATCGAGCGATACCGTTACCACCACTCCGGAGACGAATGGGAACCACTTCTCTCCGAATCGTATGGGGGGGATGTTTGATCCTTCCTCAACACAACTCTCACACCGGGCCGACTCTTCCATGAATGACGGTGAAGGAAATGTACCGGGTGTCGGAGCAGAGGTAACGGAAGTGATCGAAGACAGTGGAAGGATTGCGGTCGATCTGAGTGAGGCTACACCTGTTCAGGAAAATGCCATTCCTACTGAACCACCTCGATTTCACGATTCAGGTATTCCACAGGTTCCAGAAGCCTATGTCCAGAGTCCCTCGTTGGAGGGAAGTGTCTTAGCAGCGAAGATCGAGACAGCACCACATGGTCCGGAGCTCGCCGATCATTCGGTTTCCAGTCTGGCCGCTCGGCAGGTACCGGCCATCGGAGATCATCATTCCATCGGTACAGGCATGGAGCAGTCGTTTACAGAGGGGCGACAATTCGGCCGCGAAGGATCTGCGCAGTTTGCTGAACTCTGGCCTGGTCCTAATGGGAGGCAGATGGACACAGGTGAACCGAAGCTCTCCCAGCCGTTTGTCGTTGATCCTACGATCGTCACTGGATCAGTAGCGGACTCGACTGTACCCGGATCGTCACGCCAAGCCATCTCTCTTCCTGGAACTCCGGCACCGACGTCGTTTGTCAGTCAAGTTCCGCCTGGTTCAAAGGTGGAGGATACCGCTCAATCAACCGGTCTGCCGACGATGCGATCAGTCGTCGTCAACGTCACTCAGCCCGACTTGGGGCACGTGAATATCCGCGTCGCAATGACCAATGATGTGGTCCATACCCATTTCTCATCCGACCGGCTTGAAGTCGGGCAGTTCATCGTGAATGGTCAGGATCGCCTTCAGGCAGCATTGCAATCGAGCGGAATGGATATGGGACAGTTTCGGGTCGACATTGATCGCCAGAGCGGAGGGCGGTCGTTTCAACAGAGCGCGTCTCAGGATCATGGTCAGTCTTGGAGTCAGGGGTCAGATGGGATGGGACAGGAGTCCCGTCCAGATCAGCAGAACCCTATGCGTGGCACACTGCCCGGTTTGTTGAATGTGGTCGCCTAA
- the fliP gene encoding flagellar type III secretion system pore protein FliP (The bacterial flagellar biogenesis protein FliP forms a type III secretion system (T3SS)-type pore required for flagellar assembly.), with protein MDHSLKRGHMIIWVSGLCAMALVLISGSDVMASGPSLSLDFGPDGPKQTAVVIQILILLTVLSLAPALFIMVTSFTRIVIVLSFLRQALGTQAVPPNQVLLSLALFLTMFIMAPVGQAVFNSALQPLMAEQISYEEAWKKGSEPIRGFMLRQVREKDLELFITLSHIPKPERVEDVPTHAIIPAFMLSELRIAFQIGFLIYIPFLIVDMVVASILMSMGMMLLPPVVISLPFKLILFVLADGWYLVVGSMVRSFQ; from the coding sequence ATGGACCATAGTCTGAAAAGGGGACACATGATCATCTGGGTGAGTGGCCTCTGTGCGATGGCGCTCGTCTTAATATCGGGATCGGATGTGATGGCGAGTGGGCCGTCTCTTAGTCTCGATTTCGGACCGGACGGCCCCAAACAAACTGCCGTCGTCATCCAGATCTTGATTCTCCTCACGGTGTTGTCCCTGGCACCGGCTCTGTTCATCATGGTGACCTCGTTCACGCGGATCGTCATTGTGCTGTCGTTTCTCCGTCAGGCGCTTGGCACTCAGGCAGTTCCTCCCAATCAGGTCTTGTTGTCATTGGCCCTATTCTTAACGATGTTCATCATGGCGCCGGTTGGTCAGGCGGTGTTCAACAGTGCCTTGCAACCGCTCATGGCCGAGCAAATCTCGTATGAGGAGGCCTGGAAGAAAGGGAGTGAGCCGATTCGTGGGTTCATGTTGCGTCAGGTCAGGGAGAAGGATTTAGAACTGTTCATCACGTTGAGTCACATTCCCAAGCCGGAACGAGTGGAAGATGTCCCGACTCACGCGATCATCCCTGCGTTCATGCTCAGCGAGCTGAGGATCGCGTTCCAAATTGGGTTTTTGATCTACATCCCGTTTTTGATCGTCGATATGGTTGTCGCGAGCATTCTCATGTCGATGGGAATGATGCTCCTGCCACCAGTGGTGATCTCACTTCCGTTCAAGTTGATTCTTTTTGTCTTGGCCGATGGGTGGTATCTGGTTGTGGGGTCGATGGTGCGAAGTTTTCAGTGA
- a CDS encoding flagellar biosynthetic protein FliO yields the protein MIDLWESLFRTATALAIVLVLIGVVTVVFRRVMGTRWGAVGGRQLVQVLATGHVAPRKTISLVSVAGEYLIVGATATELVPLGRINDSSRVTELLAQTADTSSTPTLGIRDSIFSSWLRRRDLVVASSEKDGHGP from the coding sequence GTGATCGATCTGTGGGAAAGCCTGTTCCGTACCGCCACCGCTTTGGCGATTGTGTTGGTCTTGATCGGAGTGGTGACGGTTGTCTTCCGACGTGTCATGGGGACTCGATGGGGAGCGGTCGGAGGGCGTCAACTCGTTCAAGTGTTGGCCACGGGACATGTGGCTCCACGTAAGACCATTTCGCTGGTGTCAGTCGCCGGCGAGTATCTGATCGTTGGGGCGACAGCAACTGAGCTTGTCCCGCTAGGACGGATCAACGATTCCAGTCGCGTGACGGAATTGCTCGCACAGACGGCGGACACGTCGTCCACGCCCACCTTGGGTATTCGGGATTCGATCTTTTCGTCATGGCTTCGGCGTCGAGATCTCGTCGTTGCCTCTAGCGAGAAGGACGGTCATGGACCATAG
- a CDS encoding flagellar FliJ family protein → MSLDSLRKLREQRVEALMMELAKIAQSLSRNETRSREVEAEMQVDTERYRQHMQQGLTIEGLLEWQARLGSHEATLRQVHRDIEHAALLWNRTNSLLVEASQECKVLDRVLERREAIHRADVVRREQQTMDEAASRRCSPR, encoded by the coding sequence ATGAGCCTCGACTCGTTACGGAAGTTGCGCGAACAGAGGGTCGAGGCCCTTATGATGGAATTGGCCAAGATTGCTCAATCTCTTTCGCGCAACGAAACACGGTCTCGTGAGGTTGAAGCGGAGATGCAAGTGGATACCGAACGGTATAGGCAACATATGCAGCAAGGGCTCACCATCGAGGGACTGCTGGAGTGGCAGGCTCGATTGGGTTCGCACGAGGCGACCTTGCGTCAGGTGCACCGTGACATTGAGCACGCCGCCTTGTTGTGGAATCGTACCAACAGTCTCCTTGTCGAAGCGAGCCAGGAGTGTAAGGTGCTTGATCGTGTCCTCGAACGGCGGGAGGCAATCCATCGAGCTGACGTAGTCCGTCGGGAGCAGCAGACGATGGATGAGGCGGCAAGTCGCCGTTGTTCGCCACGATGA
- the fliQ gene encoding flagellar biosynthesis protein FliQ encodes MTPELVTELGRQALETTLLVSSPILGLSLLIGLAISALQAMTQLNEATLTFVPKILALFGALLVFLPWMLSVMTTYMSNLLMNIPNYVH; translated from the coding sequence ATGACACCAGAACTGGTGACGGAATTAGGGAGGCAGGCACTTGAAACCACGCTGTTGGTGTCGTCCCCGATCCTTGGGCTGAGTCTCCTGATCGGGCTGGCCATCAGTGCCTTGCAGGCCATGACGCAGTTGAACGAAGCCACACTGACCTTTGTGCCGAAGATCTTAGCGCTCTTTGGGGCATTGCTCGTCTTTCTACCCTGGATGCTGAGCGTGATGACGACCTATATGTCGAACCTGCTTATGAATATTCCGAACTACGTGCATTAG
- a CDS encoding flagellar basal body-associated FliL family protein, with protein sequence MADEAAADAKSSVAAPAPAFPIKLLIIVSVVALLFGVGGAVVAVKLLGGSEKASESSEEHKSETAAKSESHGGGKQGHAAAPGAMFDLDPFIVNLADTPDVRYLKITIKLEVENEAVSTDLSARVPQVRDAVLVLLSSKDVNAVRTTQGKFQLRDEITQRINGLLSKPGIRSAYFTDFVVQ encoded by the coding sequence ATGGCAGATGAAGCCGCAGCAGACGCAAAATCTTCAGTAGCGGCCCCCGCTCCTGCGTTTCCGATCAAATTGCTCATAATCGTATCGGTGGTCGCACTTCTGTTCGGTGTTGGTGGGGCTGTGGTCGCGGTCAAGTTATTAGGCGGATCAGAGAAAGCTTCGGAAAGTTCGGAGGAGCATAAAAGCGAGACGGCGGCGAAGTCCGAGTCTCACGGCGGAGGCAAGCAAGGCCACGCGGCCGCACCAGGCGCCATGTTCGACTTAGATCCCTTTATTGTGAACCTCGCAGATACACCGGACGTTCGTTACTTGAAGATTACGATTAAGCTTGAAGTGGAGAATGAGGCCGTGTCCACGGACCTGTCTGCTCGAGTCCCTCAAGTCCGTGATGCCGTGCTGGTTCTGCTGAGTAGTAAGGATGTGAATGCCGTTCGGACGACACAAGGCAAATTCCAACTGCGTGACGAAATTACGCAGCGCATCAACGGCCTCCTGTCGAAACCCGGTATCCGCTCCGCATATTTTACCGACTTCGTTGTTCAGTAA
- a CDS encoding response regulator: protein MNGAAMIAGMFREHELAQLQETILIVDDEEAMRSLFLELLRPERVPVRVAGSGQEAIAMVKEMPPALLIADIKLPDQDGIAVLEEAQKIDGRIIGVVMTGAATVELAVRSMKAGAIDFLIKPFQTELVRGTVRRLLELHRLRAENTVLKHAAVRSGAVRLHSVPFQIFGENGETADEDDRQAEHESGLADRQRQMEEERRHDLAVLIEAARTFDAARTTLQRSVEDQVIALSLQIVSKILHETAESSRDQIVIQVKDALGAVGESDAVVIQVHPLDAAVVEAARMELTRQSDTALKLTIEPVASLPRGSCLVQTSTRLADASLDTQLLRLGDTLRNRAYYAP, encoded by the coding sequence GTGAATGGTGCGGCAATGATCGCGGGGATGTTTCGCGAACACGAGCTTGCTCAGCTGCAGGAAACGATCCTCATCGTTGATGATGAAGAGGCGATGCGGAGTCTCTTTCTCGAGCTGCTCCGACCTGAACGAGTACCAGTGCGTGTCGCTGGATCAGGGCAAGAGGCGATTGCAATGGTGAAGGAGATGCCTCCCGCGCTCTTGATAGCCGACATCAAGCTGCCGGACCAAGATGGGATTGCCGTCCTAGAGGAAGCCCAGAAGATCGATGGTCGGATCATTGGCGTGGTGATGACGGGAGCCGCGACCGTCGAACTCGCAGTCCGGTCAATGAAAGCGGGCGCCATTGACTTTCTGATCAAGCCGTTCCAGACCGAACTTGTGAGAGGAACCGTACGGCGGTTATTGGAACTCCATCGGTTGCGGGCCGAGAACACGGTGTTGAAACATGCGGCTGTCCGGTCAGGTGCGGTGCGACTGCACAGCGTTCCGTTTCAAATATTTGGAGAGAATGGTGAAACGGCGGACGAGGATGACCGGCAGGCTGAACATGAGAGCGGCCTTGCAGATAGACAGCGCCAGATGGAGGAAGAGCGCCGGCACGATCTGGCCGTTTTGATCGAGGCGGCGAGGACATTTGATGCAGCTCGGACTACCTTGCAGCGATCGGTCGAGGATCAGGTGATTGCGCTGTCCCTTCAGATCGTGTCCAAAATTCTGCATGAGACGGCCGAATCGAGTCGGGACCAAATTGTCATCCAGGTCAAGGATGCACTCGGTGCGGTGGGAGAGTCGGATGCCGTGGTGATACAGGTGCATCCACTCGATGCAGCCGTGGTTGAGGCCGCTCGTATGGAGCTGACACGGCAATCAGACACTGCGTTGAAGCTGACCATTGAACCGGTGGCTTCGCTTCCACGGGGCAGCTGTCTGGTGCAGACCAGCACCCGATTAGCGGACGCGTCTCTCGACACGCAGTTGCTCCGATTAGGCGATACCTTAAGGAACCGAGCCTACTATGCGCCTTAG
- a CDS encoding FliI/YscN family ATPase produces MRLSSLIEDVDPIEVSGKVSQAVGIVVEGYGPMTTVGELCRITREVGEGPIAAEVVGFRGDRVLLMPLGAMQGIGPGSRITMTGQVANLAVGPGLLGRVLDGCGTPLDGKGLPAMHARYPLHAEAPNPLQRARIHAPLDLGIRAINGFLTCGRGQKMGIFSGSGVGKSVMLGMISRYTRADVNVIALIGERGREVNEFLERDLGPEALARSVVVVATSDQAPLIRLRAALVATTIAEYFRDAGKHVLLLMDSLTRLAYSQREVGLAIGEPPATKGYTPSVFAFLPKLLERVGTGPGPGTITGLYTVLVDGDDLNDPIADTVRSILDGHIVLSRTLAARNHFPAIDLLQSTSRVMRDIVSRSHYDAARRLLELVARYRQSEDLVLLGAYKPGMNASLDRAVEAQDAINGYLRQDIDQGASFASSVGQLETLAKHKA; encoded by the coding sequence ATGCGCCTTAGCAGCCTCATCGAAGATGTCGACCCAATTGAGGTGTCAGGGAAAGTTTCGCAAGCGGTGGGAATCGTCGTGGAAGGATATGGGCCCATGACGACGGTCGGCGAACTGTGTCGGATTACGCGGGAAGTGGGGGAAGGACCGATCGCTGCAGAGGTGGTGGGATTCCGTGGAGATCGTGTGTTGTTGATGCCACTCGGAGCGATGCAGGGCATCGGCCCGGGAAGTCGAATTACCATGACTGGACAGGTGGCCAACCTGGCCGTCGGACCTGGCCTGTTGGGACGTGTGCTTGACGGTTGCGGTACGCCTCTCGACGGAAAGGGTCTGCCTGCGATGCATGCCAGATATCCGCTCCATGCCGAGGCTCCGAATCCGTTGCAGCGAGCACGCATTCACGCGCCCCTTGATCTCGGGATTCGTGCGATCAACGGCTTTCTAACCTGTGGCCGAGGCCAAAAAATGGGGATCTTCTCCGGTTCCGGCGTCGGCAAAAGTGTGATGTTGGGCATGATCAGTCGCTACACAAGAGCAGATGTGAACGTCATTGCCTTGATCGGAGAACGAGGCCGGGAGGTGAACGAGTTTTTGGAGCGCGATCTTGGTCCTGAGGCGCTTGCACGCTCCGTGGTGGTCGTGGCGACTTCCGATCAGGCCCCGCTTATCCGACTCCGGGCTGCATTGGTGGCGACGACGATTGCCGAGTACTTCCGTGACGCGGGGAAGCACGTCTTGTTGCTGATGGATTCATTGACGCGATTGGCCTACAGTCAAAGAGAGGTCGGTCTGGCGATCGGGGAGCCTCCAGCGACGAAGGGGTACACTCCCTCCGTGTTTGCGTTCCTGCCGAAGCTCTTAGAACGTGTGGGGACGGGACCTGGTCCAGGCACCATCACCGGATTGTATACAGTGCTTGTCGATGGAGATGATTTGAATGATCCAATCGCCGATACCGTCCGGTCGATCCTCGACGGGCATATCGTCCTGTCTCGTACGCTGGCGGCACGCAATCATTTTCCCGCCATCGATCTACTCCAGAGCACCAGCCGTGTCATGCGAGATATCGTCAGTCGATCACACTATGATGCGGCGAGGCGTCTTCTGGAATTGGTCGCCCGATATCGGCAATCTGAGGACTTGGTTCTCCTCGGAGCGTACAAACCAGGGATGAATGCCAGCCTTGATCGTGCCGTTGAGGCTCAGGATGCGATCAACGGGTATTTGCGACAGGATATCGATCAGGGAGCAAGCTTTGCGTCGTCTGTGGGGCAGCTCGAAACGCTGGCCAAGCACAAGGCATGA
- a CDS encoding helix-turn-helix domain-containing protein produces MVGEDRVIMSVKELRRLPVIQQALEKKLTQKQAGELLGLTVRQVRRLIQRVRHEGERGGRIGDGGSRRTGGSRRRSQPRG; encoded by the coding sequence ATGGTCGGAGAGGACCGGGTCATCATGAGCGTGAAGGAATTGCGACGGCTGCCTGTGATTCAACAGGCGCTGGAAAAGAAGCTGACCCAGAAGCAGGCGGGGGAGCTCCTGGGGCTGACCGTGCGGCAGGTGCGGCGCCTCATCCAACGGGTTCGGCACGAGGGAGAGCGGGGGGGGCGCATCGGGGACGGGGGAAGCCGTCGAACCGGCGGATCCCGGCGAAGGTCACAGCCAAGGGGCTGA
- the fliN gene encoding flagellar motor switch protein FliN, giving the protein MADSEPVMRTDLQAEGKASPQPASFPAVQGGETGGGQKNMDFLLDIPMSVAVYVGSAKMAIRDLLQLAQGSVIELDKLAGEPMEVMVNNKLVARGEVVVVNEKFGIRLTDVVSAAERVQQLR; this is encoded by the coding sequence ATGGCTGACTCAGAGCCCGTCATGCGTACCGATCTACAAGCAGAAGGGAAAGCCTCTCCTCAACCCGCCTCCTTTCCGGCCGTGCAGGGTGGAGAGACCGGAGGGGGGCAGAAGAACATGGATTTTCTTCTCGATATCCCCATGAGTGTGGCGGTGTACGTGGGATCTGCCAAGATGGCGATTCGCGATTTGTTGCAACTGGCACAAGGCTCGGTCATCGAGCTGGATAAACTGGCCGGAGAACCGATGGAGGTAATGGTCAACAATAAGCTGGTGGCTCGGGGTGAGGTCGTCGTTGTGAATGAAAAATTCGGCATTCGACTGACGGATGTGGTCAGTGCAGCGGAGCGCGTGCAACAGCTTCGCTGA
- the fliM gene encoding flagellar motor switch protein FliM produces MEKILSQEEIDALLKGVVSGEVDTAPKEHEAEPKGVMQYDLFNQERIIRGRMPGMEMINDRFIRRQSVVWTNMLREAVDFVVVGTQVIKFGEFLKKVPMPSSMNVFHMPPLRGSALFVMDAFLVYLIVDYFFGGKGQTHVKPEGRDFTPVQLRIIKKLLLQALIDLEKAWHAIVPVKVEYLRSESNPQFAMVVTSSEIVVVVTLQVVLGDTARELYVVYPYAMLEPIKEKLYSGLVSDQVDQNGDWSHRFRERLHECPVPIAVRLGTATVTVKDVMNFSKGDVILLDQRPGDPLHCYIEGYLKFHGSPGIYKGNHACRVTKVMN; encoded by the coding sequence ATGGAAAAAATTCTTTCACAAGAAGAGATCGATGCGCTCTTGAAAGGGGTCGTCTCCGGAGAAGTCGATACGGCTCCTAAGGAGCATGAAGCCGAGCCGAAAGGAGTGATGCAATACGATCTTTTCAATCAGGAGCGGATCATTCGTGGTCGCATGCCTGGGATGGAAATGATCAACGATCGCTTTATTCGCCGGCAGTCCGTCGTGTGGACCAATATGCTGCGCGAAGCAGTTGATTTTGTGGTCGTCGGGACGCAGGTCATCAAGTTCGGGGAATTTCTCAAGAAGGTGCCGATGCCTTCGTCTATGAACGTGTTTCATATGCCGCCGTTACGAGGCAGTGCGCTCTTCGTGATGGATGCTTTTTTGGTGTACTTGATCGTTGATTATTTTTTTGGTGGGAAAGGGCAGACGCACGTGAAGCCAGAAGGGCGAGACTTTACGCCTGTCCAATTGAGAATCATCAAGAAGCTGCTGTTGCAGGCCCTGATCGACCTGGAGAAGGCGTGGCACGCGATTGTGCCGGTCAAAGTGGAGTATTTGCGCTCTGAGAGCAATCCTCAGTTCGCGATGGTGGTCACCTCCTCGGAGATTGTCGTGGTGGTGACCTTGCAAGTCGTGTTGGGCGACACCGCACGAGAGCTCTACGTCGTGTATCCCTACGCCATGCTCGAGCCGATCAAAGAAAAGTTGTATTCCGGGTTGGTGTCTGATCAGGTCGATCAGAACGGAGACTGGAGTCATCGGTTCCGAGAGCGACTGCACGAATGTCCTGTGCCGATCGCGGTACGGCTCGGCACGGCTACGGTCACCGTGAAGGATGTCATGAACTTCTCCAAGGGTGACGTGATTCTCCTCGATCAGCGTCCCGGTGATCCTCTCCACTGCTATATCGAAGGCTACCTGAAATTTCATGGCAGTCCTGGAATTTATAAGGGCAATCATGCCTGTCGTGTGACCAAAGTCATGAATTAG
- a CDS encoding flagellar hook protein FlgE: MGILSSLFTGVSGLNANGNALSVVGNNIANLSTVGFKSSRSVFADLISSSLGGAGGAIQTGLGVALNGVQGNFSQGSLSTTSNALDLAIDGNGFFIMRDTAGGTFYSRAGQFHLNAQNQIVDPSGFLLQGYQVNTSGLITASISGVTLPTTTAPPNPTTTVDIGANLNSQSTTGTFSLLDPAGSANFSTSLTVYDSVGNSHLLTSYFTKTAANTWTYNIVGSTAEITTANYNAANINASLGLVRLGSGTLTFNTSGALDTESVVTSYDDGTAGGSAGGTVGQARIDFLGATADQNIIFNFGTSVTTEGGNGADLSTQFGAASGLVQQAQDGFGAGALQTFTVETNGMINGRFSNGQVRPLAQLALARFPDPLGLVRTGKNTFAESGTSGQPLVGAATSAGLGRVLANTLELSNVDLGESFIDMIAAQRGFQANSRVITTSDEVLQELVNLKR, translated from the coding sequence ATGGGAATTCTGTCGTCGCTTTTTACGGGCGTCAGTGGGCTCAACGCGAACGGGAACGCGTTATCTGTGGTAGGGAACAACATCGCGAACCTGAGCACGGTCGGGTTCAAATCCAGCCGTTCGGTATTCGCCGACCTGATCAGTTCGTCACTCGGCGGAGCAGGAGGGGCGATTCAGACGGGGCTGGGTGTTGCGCTCAACGGTGTACAAGGAAACTTCAGCCAGGGATCGCTCAGTACGACGAGCAACGCGCTGGACTTGGCGATCGATGGGAACGGATTTTTCATTATGCGCGATACGGCCGGTGGGACCTTCTACTCCCGGGCCGGGCAGTTCCATCTGAATGCACAGAACCAGATCGTCGATCCCAGTGGGTTTTTACTCCAGGGCTATCAAGTCAACACCAGCGGGTTGATCACCGCCAGTATCAGCGGTGTCACTCTTCCGACGACCACGGCTCCGCCTAATCCCACCACCACTGTGGATATCGGTGCCAATCTTAATTCACAATCGACGACCGGTACCTTCTCGCTCCTGGATCCAGCCGGCAGCGCGAACTTTTCAACCTCATTGACCGTGTATGACTCCGTGGGCAACAGTCATCTTCTCACCAGCTACTTTACGAAAACGGCAGCGAACACCTGGACCTATAATATTGTGGGGAGTACGGCTGAGATTACCACCGCCAATTATAACGCGGCGAACATCAATGCCTCATTGGGGCTCGTGCGGTTGGGATCAGGTACGTTAACGTTTAATACATCTGGTGCGCTTGATACTGAGAGTGTCGTGACGAGCTATGATGACGGTACTGCCGGCGGTTCCGCCGGAGGGACCGTGGGGCAAGCGCGAATTGATTTTCTCGGTGCCACTGCGGATCAGAACATCATTTTCAACTTCGGCACGAGTGTGACGACCGAAGGTGGAAACGGCGCAGACCTCTCGACGCAATTTGGTGCAGCGTCAGGGCTGGTGCAGCAAGCTCAAGATGGGTTTGGCGCGGGCGCGCTTCAGACCTTCACCGTTGAGACGAACGGCATGATCAACGGAAGATTTTCTAATGGGCAGGTTCGTCCATTGGCACAATTGGCGCTGGCTCGATTCCCGGACCCGTTGGGCCTCGTGCGGACCGGTAAAAACACGTTCGCTGAATCCGGGACGTCCGGACAACCGTTGGTTGGGGCGGCGACGTCTGCCGGCCTCGGACGGGTTCTTGCCAATACGCTTGAGCTCTCCAACGTGGATCTTGGAGAAAGTTTTATCGACATGATCGCGGCGCAACGAGGCTTCCAGGCCAACTCACGAGTGATCACGACCTCTGATGAAGTGCTTCAGGAATTGGTCAATCTGAAACGATAA